In a genomic window of Methanosarcina horonobensis HB-1 = JCM 15518:
- a CDS encoding cytochrome-c peroxidase, with amino-acid sequence MTTLILVSFLTALAATALAEEVQLSQKEELGKFLYFDENLSTPKGQSCASCHNPDSGFAEPHQNLPVSQGVLPKMFGNRNSPSVAYASYSPEFSYTYDDQIIYHGGQFWDGRADNLVEQAKGPFLNPLEMHNPNKVTVVQSIRISDYANLFKEVYGPDTLDNVDRAYDYTAEAIAAYESSAEVNRFTSRYDKFLAGEYTLSEEEQLGLELFDGKALCSNCHPSSGSKPVFTDFTYDNLGVPKNSDNPFYGLPKAFNPLKSAYIDLGLGGSGRAEIVEPEKEEGKMKVPTLRNIGKTAPYTHNGYFTNLEDLVHFYNTRDIESEGWPAPEVAANVNTGELGDLELNETEEKAIVAFLLTLDDE; translated from the coding sequence ATGACAACACTAATTTTAGTCTCATTTTTAACTGCATTAGCTGCAACTGCCTTAGCAGAAGAAGTTCAGCTGAGCCAGAAAGAGGAACTCGGAAAGTTCCTGTATTTTGATGAAAACCTGTCAACACCTAAAGGGCAGTCCTGTGCAAGTTGCCACAATCCTGATTCTGGTTTTGCCGAACCTCATCAAAACCTCCCCGTTTCTCAGGGTGTGCTGCCAAAGATGTTTGGAAACCGCAACTCGCCAAGCGTTGCATATGCATCATATAGTCCTGAATTTAGCTATACCTATGATGACCAGATAATCTATCACGGAGGTCAGTTCTGGGATGGCAGAGCAGACAATTTGGTCGAGCAGGCAAAAGGCCCATTTCTGAACCCTCTGGAAATGCATAATCCGAATAAAGTAACCGTAGTCCAGAGTATCCGGATTTCGGACTATGCAAATCTTTTTAAAGAAGTCTATGGCCCGGACACCCTGGATAATGTTGACAGAGCTTATGATTATACAGCTGAAGCGATAGCAGCTTATGAGAGTTCTGCAGAAGTGAACAGGTTCACTTCAAGATATGATAAATTCCTTGCAGGTGAGTACACCTTATCAGAAGAAGAGCAACTGGGGCTCGAGTTGTTTGATGGAAAAGCCCTATGTTCAAACTGCCATCCAAGTAGTGGAAGTAAACCGGTATTTACAGACTTCACTTATGATAACCTGGGAGTACCCAAAAATTCGGATAACCCATTTTATGGCCTGCCAAAAGCGTTTAATCCTCTGAAGAGTGCATACATAGACCTCGGATTGGGAGGCAGCGGCCGCGCTGAAATAGTTGAGCCGGAAAAGGAAGAGGGAAAAATGAAAGTCCCTACTCTCCGGAACATTGGAAAGACAGCCCCTTATACACACAATGGCTACTTCACCAATCTCGAAGATCTTGTACACTTCTATAATACAAGGGATATAGAATCAGAGGGATGGCCTGCTCCCGAAGTTGCAGCAAACGTTAATACAGGCGAACTTGGAGACCTCGAGCTTAACGAGACCGAAGAAAAAGCAATTGTAGCTTTCTTGCTAACGCTAGATGACGAATGA
- a CDS encoding APC family permease, with product MEKRPELKRELSLVEITLTGIGSILGAGIYVLLGTAAGLAGNLVWFSFLFAGITAAFSAFSYMELSSMYPRAGAEYEFVKRAFGERVGLFVGLLVVYFVIITSSAVAIGFGRYFSNLFGGESLIVAVGLFIVLSLIMVYGVKESARVAILITLIEFSGLLIVMYVGLPYLGTVNYLEAPDLAGVFEASALIIFAFLGFEDIVRLSQETKDAEKATPRALLIAISVTVFLYICVAISAVSVLDFQALGVSEVPLADVVAVAFGNDAFILMSWIAMFSTMNTVLVVMLGGSRIVYGMADSGSLPKFLSRVHPRFQTPWTAIFGIALVSSIFVLIGDIIVVANIANFMIFLVFFMVNISLIKLRYTDPGRKRPFKIPLSIGSLPLFPSLGALSAVFLLSQISLEVMAYGFFLIAIGLVIVLLRTRKKPSRV from the coding sequence ATGGAAAAGAGACCCGAACTAAAAAGAGAACTGAGTTTGGTAGAGATTACATTAACCGGAATTGGTAGTATTCTCGGAGCCGGTATTTACGTACTTTTGGGAACGGCTGCGGGGCTTGCAGGCAATCTTGTCTGGTTTTCTTTTTTGTTTGCAGGGATTACTGCCGCATTTTCCGCTTTCAGTTATATGGAACTCTCTTCTATGTATCCGCGGGCAGGGGCAGAGTATGAGTTTGTAAAAAGGGCTTTTGGAGAGCGTGTGGGGCTATTTGTGGGTCTGCTTGTTGTTTACTTTGTGATAATAACCAGTTCTGCAGTTGCCATTGGCTTTGGAAGGTATTTCAGCAACCTTTTCGGAGGGGAGAGTCTGATAGTAGCAGTGGGCCTGTTTATTGTCCTGAGCCTCATCATGGTTTACGGGGTCAAAGAATCGGCACGGGTTGCTATTCTCATTACCCTGATCGAATTTTCCGGACTTCTTATAGTCATGTATGTGGGACTTCCTTACCTTGGAACGGTAAATTATCTTGAGGCTCCGGACCTTGCAGGAGTTTTTGAGGCTTCTGCCCTTATTATTTTTGCATTTCTCGGCTTTGAAGATATAGTAAGGCTTTCCCAGGAGACAAAAGATGCAGAGAAAGCAACTCCCAGAGCTCTGCTCATTGCCATATCCGTTACTGTTTTCCTCTACATCTGCGTGGCTATATCTGCTGTTAGTGTACTTGATTTTCAGGCTCTTGGAGTTTCTGAGGTCCCGCTTGCTGATGTTGTAGCTGTTGCATTCGGAAACGATGCTTTTATTCTCATGTCCTGGATTGCCATGTTTTCCACAATGAACACCGTACTCGTAGTCATGCTCGGAGGGTCGCGGATTGTCTACGGGATGGCGGATTCAGGTTCGCTTCCCAAGTTCCTCTCGCGCGTACACCCTCGTTTCCAGACTCCCTGGACTGCAATTTTCGGAATTGCACTGGTTTCAAGCATTTTTGTCCTGATAGGCGACATAATAGTGGTAGCCAACATTGCTAACTTCATGATTTTTCTCGTCTTTTTTATGGTCAATATCTCCTTGATAAAGCTCCGTTATACCGATCCCGGAAGAAAACGCCCTTTCAAAATCCCTTTAAGCATAGGAAGTTTGCCACTGTTCCCTTCTCTTGGAGCATTATCCGCTGTTTTTCTTCTTTCCCAGATCAGCCTGGAGGTCATGGCTTATGGTTTTTTCCTTATAGCAATAGGATTAGTTATAGTGCTGCTCAGAACCAGAAAAAAGCCCTCGAGAGTTTGA
- a CDS encoding AMP-binding protein, whose product MTSLLSQFVSRTDFESYEDFQENFKILVPENFNFAYDVVDAYARDSPEKIAMVWCNDNKEEKTFTFKDLKCYSDKAANFFVKHGVGKGDYVMLTLKSRYEFWYCILGLHKLGAIAVPATHMLKTRDIVYRIEKAGLKMIVCISEDDVPEQVDEAHAECGNVPLKKVLVGRSAREGWIDFRKELEEASPVFERPTGEAATKNEDICLVYFSSGTAGFPKMVEHDNTYPLGHILTAKYWQNVEDNGLHYTVADSGWGKCVWGKLYGQWIAGCAVFVYDYDRFEAKNMLEKASKYGVTTFCAPPTIYRFLIKEDLSHYNFSTLKYAVVAGEPLNPEVFNRFLQYTGIKLMEGFGQTETVVTIATFPWMEPKPGSIGKPTPGYKIELMDRDGRICEVGEEGEIVINTKEEKPVGLFVHYGKDPEKTEETWHDGYYHTGDMAWMDEDGYLWFVGRADDIIKTSGYKVGPFEVESALIQHPAVLECAITGVPDLIRGQVIKATIVLTKDYTASDELKKELQEHVKNVTAPYKYPRIVEFVPELPKTISGKIRRVEIRDKDQVE is encoded by the coding sequence ATGACTTCCTTGCTGAGCCAATTTGTTTCCAGAACTGATTTTGAATCCTATGAGGATTTCCAGGAAAACTTCAAAATCCTGGTCCCTGAAAATTTCAATTTTGCTTATGATGTGGTCGATGCCTACGCAAGAGATTCTCCTGAGAAAATTGCCATGGTCTGGTGTAATGACAATAAGGAAGAAAAAACCTTTACTTTCAAAGACCTGAAATGTTACAGTGATAAGGCTGCAAATTTCTTTGTAAAACACGGCGTCGGAAAAGGCGACTATGTAATGCTGACCTTAAAGAGCCGTTACGAATTCTGGTATTGCATCCTCGGGCTTCACAAGCTCGGAGCAATAGCAGTGCCTGCGACTCACATGCTGAAAACCCGGGATATCGTGTACAGGATAGAAAAAGCCGGGTTGAAGATGATAGTCTGCATTTCCGAAGACGACGTTCCGGAGCAGGTAGACGAAGCCCATGCCGAGTGCGGAAACGTCCCACTCAAGAAAGTCCTGGTAGGCAGAAGTGCCAGGGAAGGCTGGATTGATTTCAGAAAGGAACTTGAGGAAGCTTCCCCTGTCTTTGAACGCCCAACAGGCGAGGCTGCAACAAAGAACGAAGATATCTGCCTCGTCTATTTCTCTTCCGGAACCGCCGGTTTCCCGAAAATGGTCGAACATGACAATACCTACCCTCTAGGCCATATCCTGACTGCAAAATACTGGCAGAATGTGGAAGATAACGGACTGCACTACACCGTTGCGGATAGCGGCTGGGGTAAATGCGTGTGGGGAAAGCTTTACGGGCAGTGGATAGCCGGCTGTGCGGTCTTTGTTTATGACTATGACAGGTTTGAAGCCAAAAACATGCTTGAGAAAGCCTCAAAGTACGGGGTTACAACCTTCTGCGCTCCCCCGACAATCTACCGTTTCCTGATAAAAGAAGACCTTTCCCATTATAATTTCAGTACTCTGAAATATGCGGTTGTTGCAGGTGAACCTCTTAACCCTGAGGTATTTAACCGCTTCCTTCAGTATACGGGAATAAAACTCATGGAAGGGTTCGGACAGACCGAAACCGTTGTTACGATTGCTACCTTCCCCTGGATGGAACCAAAACCAGGATCAATCGGAAAGCCAACCCCAGGATACAAGATTGAACTTATGGACAGGGACGGCAGGATCTGTGAAGTAGGAGAAGAAGGAGAAATCGTAATCAACACAAAAGAAGAAAAGCCAGTAGGGCTTTTCGTCCACTATGGAAAAGACCCTGAAAAGACGGAAGAAACCTGGCACGACGGCTATTACCACACAGGAGATATGGCCTGGATGGACGAAGACGGCTATCTCTGGTTTGTGGGAAGGGCTGACGATATAATCAAGACCTCAGGATACAAAGTCGGACCCTTTGAAGTTGAAAGTGCACTTATCCAGCACCCTGCCGTGCTTGAATGTGCAATCACTGGAGTTCCCGACCTTATAAGAGGTCAGGTCATCAAGGCGACCATAGTTCTTACAAAAGACTATACTGCAAGTGATGAACTTAAAAAAGAACTGCAGGAACATGTAAAGAACGTCACTGCTCCGTATAAGTATCCCAGGATTGTGGAATTCGTGCCCGAGCTTCCGAAAACCATCAGCGGAAAAATACGCAGGGTAGAAATCCGGGATAAAGATCAGGTTGAATAA
- a CDS encoding 4Fe-4S dicluster domain-containing protein: MAKNDQKEPYPVINILECKACERCLLACPKDVLFMSENLNARGYHYIEYKGEGCSGCASCYYTCPEPLALEIHIPLKKEEAE, encoded by the coding sequence ATGGCAAAAAATGATCAAAAAGAACCGTACCCTGTTATCAACATTCTGGAGTGCAAGGCATGTGAGCGCTGTCTGCTTGCCTGCCCGAAGGACGTACTTTTCATGAGTGAGAACCTGAATGCACGGGGTTACCATTACATAGAGTATAAAGGAGAAGGCTGCTCAGGCTGTGCGAGCTGCTATTATACCTGCCCTGAACCCCTGGCACTGGAAATCCATATCCCCCTGAAAAAGGAGGAAGCCGAATAA
- a CDS encoding type III PLP-dependent enzyme has product MRKEPYEFPLEDYLSREEFNRIKKFSRDKETPFLIVDLQKIERSYDELVEHMPFAKIHYAVKANPMDKVVLALKKKGSNFDVATIYELDQLLRLGVEPERISYGNTIKKEKDIAYAYENGVRLFVTDSESDLKKLARKAPGSRVFFRILTESDGADWPLSRKFGSHPDLIYKLILKAEKLGLEPYGLSFHVGSQQRDIGQWDNAISKCKYLFEAVAEKGIQLKMINLGGGFPAKYQAQAHDLETYAREIRRFLHDDFGEELPEILIEPGRSLVADAGIIVSEVVMISKKARFNQYKWVYLDIGKFGGLIETLDECIKYPIFCDKKGCAEEVILAGPTCDSMDILYEHHKYSFPHTMREGNRVYIFTTGAYTQSYSSICFNGFPPLKSYII; this is encoded by the coding sequence ATGAGAAAAGAGCCTTATGAGTTCCCGCTTGAAGACTACCTCTCAAGAGAGGAGTTTAACAGAATTAAAAAATTCTCACGGGATAAAGAAACACCGTTTTTGATCGTTGATCTTCAGAAGATAGAACGAAGCTACGACGAACTGGTAGAGCACATGCCTTTTGCAAAAATTCACTATGCTGTTAAGGCCAATCCCATGGATAAGGTAGTGCTTGCCCTGAAGAAAAAAGGTTCCAATTTTGACGTGGCAACTATCTACGAGCTTGACCAGTTGCTAAGACTCGGAGTGGAACCTGAGAGGATAAGTTACGGAAATACAATCAAAAAAGAAAAAGATATAGCTTATGCATATGAAAACGGAGTAAGGCTCTTTGTTACTGATTCTGAAAGTGATTTGAAGAAATTGGCAAGAAAAGCTCCAGGTTCCAGAGTCTTTTTCAGGATTCTTACAGAAAGTGACGGCGCGGACTGGCCGCTTTCCAGAAAATTCGGCTCCCATCCTGACCTGATATACAAACTGATTTTAAAAGCCGAAAAGCTAGGGCTTGAACCTTACGGCCTTTCTTTCCACGTCGGTTCCCAGCAAAGGGATATCGGACAGTGGGACAATGCAATCTCCAAGTGCAAATACCTTTTTGAAGCAGTGGCCGAAAAAGGGATTCAGCTGAAAATGATTAACCTCGGTGGAGGCTTTCCTGCAAAATATCAGGCTCAGGCTCATGATCTTGAGACTTATGCTCGAGAAATCCGCCGCTTTTTACATGACGACTTCGGAGAAGAGCTTCCTGAAATCCTTATCGAGCCCGGGCGGTCTCTGGTCGCCGATGCTGGCATAATCGTAAGTGAAGTCGTTATGATCTCCAAAAAGGCCAGGTTCAACCAGTACAAATGGGTCTATCTCGACATAGGAAAATTCGGCGGCCTTATCGAAACTCTTGACGAATGCATTAAATATCCGATCTTCTGTGACAAAAAAGGCTGTGCTGAAGAGGTTATACTCGCAGGTCCGACCTGCGACAGCATGGATATCCTTTACGAGCATCATAAGTATTCTTTTCCCCACACGATGAGAGAAGGCAACCGCGTATATATATTCACAACCGGAGCCTATACTCAAAGTTATAGTTCCATTTGTTTTAACGGCTTTCCACCTCTCAAGTCCTATATTATCTAA
- a CDS encoding 3-methyl-2-oxobutanoate dehydrogenase subunit VorB yields the protein MATQLVKGNSAIVVGALYAGCDCFFGYPITPASEILHDASKYFPIVGRKFVQAESEEAAINMVYGGASAGHRVMTSSSGPGISLMQEGVSYLAGAELPCVLIDIMRAGPGLGNIGPEQADYNQVVKGGGHGNYKNIVLAPNSVQEMCDFTMKAFELAFKYRNPAVVLADGVLGQMIESLEFPKKALTPEIDTTWAVNGTVETRPNLITSIFLDFNELGAFNEKLQVKYELIKQNEVDYEEYMTEDASIVLVSYGISSRICRSAVDLARQEGIKVGLFRPKTLFPFPEAQLKALADKECSFISVEMSNGQMIDDIRLAIRCSQPVELVNRMGGNLITLDQIMDKIRKVAGEA from the coding sequence ATGGCAACACAACTCGTAAAAGGCAACTCCGCAATAGTTGTTGGTGCACTTTATGCCGGATGCGACTGCTTCTTCGGATACCCAATCACTCCTGCAAGTGAAATTCTGCATGATGCCTCTAAGTATTTCCCCATTGTAGGAAGGAAGTTCGTACAGGCAGAATCCGAGGAGGCTGCAATTAATATGGTCTACGGGGGAGCCTCAGCCGGGCACAGGGTAATGACATCCTCTTCAGGTCCCGGAATCAGTCTGATGCAGGAAGGTGTCTCTTACCTTGCAGGCGCAGAACTTCCCTGCGTGCTTATAGATATTATGAGGGCAGGTCCTGGGCTTGGAAATATAGGGCCCGAGCAGGCAGATTACAACCAGGTTGTAAAAGGCGGAGGGCACGGAAATTACAAGAACATCGTACTTGCCCCGAATTCTGTGCAGGAGATGTGCGACTTTACCATGAAAGCCTTTGAGCTTGCTTTCAAGTACAGGAACCCTGCAGTCGTGCTTGCTGACGGTGTTCTCGGGCAGATGATCGAATCCCTTGAGTTCCCTAAGAAAGCCCTTACACCGGAAATCGACACTACCTGGGCAGTCAACGGTACAGTCGAGACAAGACCTAACCTTATAACCTCAATCTTCCTGGACTTCAACGAACTCGGAGCATTTAACGAGAAGCTGCAGGTAAAGTATGAGCTGATAAAGCAGAATGAAGTGGATTACGAAGAGTACATGACCGAAGATGCTTCAATCGTGCTCGTTTCTTACGGCATAAGCAGCAGGATCTGCAGGTCAGCCGTAGACCTTGCAAGGCAGGAAGGAATTAAAGTAGGGCTTTTCAGGCCAAAGACCCTTTTCCCGTTCCCTGAGGCACAGTTGAAAGCCCTTGCAGATAAGGAATGCTCTTTCATCTCTGTTGAGATGAGTAACGGGCAGATGATAGACGATATCAGGCTTGCAATCAGATGTTCGCAGCCCGTTGAACTGGTAAACCGCATGGGAGGAAATCTGATTACTCTCGATCAGATTATGGACAAAATCAGAAAAGTTGCAGGAGAGGCATGA
- a CDS encoding zinc ribbon domain-containing protein, protein MALENLSGIRQRTTVRKAEREKHEKWTFLELRNFIEYKAKLAGVLVLLVDPRNTSRQCSVCGYTDKGNRKIQETFSCLACEHTENADFNASKNIAFRAAVNQPIVLCLGN, encoded by the coding sequence ATTGCTCTTGAAAATCTTTCAGGTATTAGGCAGAGGACAACGGTTAGAAAGGCAGAAAGAGAAAAGCATGAAAAATGGACATTTCTTGAACTTAGAAATTTCATAGAATATAAAGCAAAATTAGCAGGTGTACTAGTTCTATTAGTTGATCCTAGAAACACATCAAGGCAATGTTCAGTATGTGGATATACAGACAAGGGAAATCGAAAAATACAGGAAACTTTCTCCTGCCTTGCATGTGAGCATACTGAAAATGCCGATTTCAATGCTTCAAAAAATATTGCTTTTAGGGCTGCCGTCAATCAGCCTATAGTGCTCTGCTTAGGAAACTAA
- a CDS encoding FprA family A-type flavoprotein: MENYNIPEIARKVFWVGAKDWNRRMFDALIPLPQGTSYNAYLVEGEEKTALIDTVNPGFEEEFEQKINLVSDLRKLDYLIMNHAEPDHASAIRYIMDRAPNSVLITTERGVKLASLYHELPEGRVKVVAEGDSLDLGGKTLRFIEAPWLHWPETMFTYLPEEKVLFPCDFFGAHTAQGVYDEDLEDLIPLAKRYYGEIMMPFGKMGAKALEKIKDLDIEIIAPSHGPIYKNPKRILEPYAKWTAGETENKALIVYVSMWGSTKEMVNTIAETLLKEGVDVRVYDLAVSDIGDIARELVDSRAIILGAPTVLAGMHPLALYGTYLVKALKPPAKYGVVLGSFGWGGGALRQAGDILTPSNMEVVGTLQVKGKAKDEDLKKIEEIGRQLAQKMKT, from the coding sequence ATGGAAAATTATAATATTCCAGAAATAGCCCGGAAAGTATTCTGGGTTGGGGCAAAGGACTGGAATCGCAGGATGTTTGATGCTTTGATTCCTCTACCCCAGGGAACAAGCTATAACGCTTACCTTGTGGAAGGAGAAGAGAAAACAGCCCTCATCGATACCGTGAATCCCGGCTTTGAAGAGGAATTTGAACAAAAGATAAACCTTGTTTCCGACCTGAGAAAGCTGGACTACCTGATCATGAACCATGCCGAACCTGACCATGCCAGCGCTATCCGTTATATTATGGACAGGGCACCGAATTCTGTGCTTATCACGACTGAGAGAGGGGTGAAACTGGCAAGTCTCTATCATGAGCTGCCGGAAGGCCGGGTAAAAGTTGTTGCCGAAGGAGATAGCCTTGATCTGGGAGGAAAAACTCTCCGCTTTATAGAAGCGCCCTGGCTGCACTGGCCAGAAACTATGTTCACATACCTGCCAGAAGAAAAAGTCCTTTTTCCATGCGACTTTTTTGGAGCTCATACTGCCCAGGGAGTTTATGACGAGGACCTGGAAGACCTTATTCCCCTGGCAAAACGCTACTATGGAGAAATCATGATGCCTTTCGGGAAAATGGGTGCAAAAGCTCTTGAAAAAATAAAGGATCTTGATATTGAGATTATTGCTCCAAGCCACGGGCCTATTTATAAAAACCCGAAGCGGATACTTGAGCCCTATGCAAAATGGACTGCGGGAGAAACCGAAAATAAAGCCCTTATTGTTTATGTGAGCATGTGGGGTTCTACAAAGGAAATGGTCAATACAATTGCAGAGACTCTGCTAAAAGAAGGCGTCGACGTTAGAGTATATGACCTTGCAGTCTCAGACATAGGGGATATTGCCAGAGAGCTCGTTGATTCACGAGCCATTATCCTTGGGGCTCCGACAGTTCTTGCAGGCATGCATCCACTTGCCCTGTATGGCACCTACCTGGTAAAAGCGCTCAAGCCTCCGGCAAAGTATGGAGTTGTGCTCGGGTCATTTGGCTGGGGAGGGGGCGCATTGAGGCAGGCAGGAGATATCCTGACTCCTTCGAATATGGAGGTTGTAGGGACTCTTCAGGTTAAAGGCAAGGCAAAGGACGAAGATTTAAAGAAAATTGAAGAGATTGGCAGACAACTTGCCCAAAAAATGAAGACATAA
- a CDS encoding 2-oxoacid:acceptor oxidoreductase family protein, with translation MAAEIINGEKVIGRPKALYADYPRKGGAASTATHYCPGCGHGVLHKLIAEAIDDLGIQDRTVMISPVGCAVFAYYYFDAGNIQVAHGRAPAVGTGVSRAEENAVVISYQGDGDLASIGLNETLQAANRGEKLAVFFVNNTVYGMTGGQMAPTTLIGEKTTTTPEGRDPRFAGYPVHMCELLDNLKAPVFIERVSVSDISHIRKARKAVRKALEIQRDGKGYAFVEVLAACPTNLRMDAEQAIQFINEEMEKEFPLRNFRDNSESAEPLHRGVSDFTTEALEKLYGIEADSGEKPVRTDFVPIQTKIAGFGGQGVLSMGIVLAQAGVKANLNASWFPSYGPEQRGGTSNCSVVISGQSIGSPTVYTPDILIAMNRPSLERFESAVREGGFILYDSTIGEAETPAGVKAIVVPATEKAKEAGDERAANSFMLGVLLGLNATGLEEEAFKEALAENFAGKPKVIEFNQQVLKAGAEWARENAKV, from the coding sequence ATGGCAGCAGAAATTATCAATGGAGAAAAGGTTATAGGAAGGCCAAAAGCCCTGTACGCGGATTATCCCCGTAAAGGAGGGGCAGCCTCAACAGCCACTCACTACTGCCCTGGTTGCGGGCACGGGGTTTTGCACAAGCTTATTGCTGAGGCTATTGACGACCTTGGAATCCAGGACAGGACAGTTATGATCAGTCCTGTGGGCTGTGCAGTCTTTGCCTATTATTACTTTGACGCAGGCAATATCCAGGTAGCTCACGGGCGTGCCCCTGCAGTGGGGACAGGCGTCTCAAGGGCTGAAGAAAATGCTGTGGTTATTTCCTATCAGGGGGACGGAGACCTTGCCTCAATCGGCCTGAACGAGACTTTGCAGGCAGCAAACAGGGGCGAAAAGCTCGCGGTCTTCTTCGTAAACAATACAGTGTATGGCATGACAGGCGGACAGATGGCTCCTACAACCCTAATTGGGGAAAAGACAACCACAACCCCTGAAGGCCGTGACCCCAGATTTGCAGGCTATCCAGTCCATATGTGTGAGCTTCTGGACAATCTGAAGGCTCCGGTGTTTATCGAAAGAGTCTCTGTTTCCGATATCTCCCACATCAGGAAAGCCAGAAAGGCCGTTCGAAAAGCACTTGAAATCCAGCGTGACGGTAAGGGTTATGCTTTTGTAGAAGTCCTTGCAGCCTGCCCGACAAACCTCAGAATGGATGCAGAGCAGGCTATTCAGTTCATTAACGAAGAGATGGAAAAGGAATTTCCGCTCAGGAACTTCAGAGACAATTCCGAATCAGCCGAACCTCTCCACCGCGGAGTCAGCGATTTCACAACTGAAGCCCTTGAGAAGCTTTATGGAATTGAAGCGGATTCCGGAGAAAAACCTGTAAGAACAGATTTCGTCCCTATCCAGACCAAGATTGCAGGCTTCGGAGGGCAGGGAGTCCTGAGTATGGGCATTGTCCTTGCACAGGCAGGCGTTAAAGCAAACCTCAATGCTTCCTGGTTCCCGTCCTACGGCCCGGAACAACGCGGGGGAACATCAAATTGCTCGGTAGTTATTTCAGGTCAGTCTATAGGCTCTCCTACGGTTTATACCCCTGATATCCTTATAGCCATGAACCGTCCTTCCCTGGAAAGGTTCGAAAGCGCAGTAAGAGAAGGAGGCTTTATCCTTTACGACTCGACCATAGGCGAAGCCGAGACCCCTGCAGGCGTAAAAGCTATTGTAGTTCCGGCGACCGAAAAAGCCAAAGAAGCAGGTGATGAAAGAGCTGCAAATTCCTTTATGCTCGGTGTTTTGCTGGGTCTGAACGCAACCGGGCTTGAAGAAGAAGCCTTTAAAGAAGCTCTTGCAGAAAACTTTGCAGGCAAACCTAAAGTTATTGAGTTCAACCAGCAGGTACTCAAAGCCGGTGCAGAGTGGGCCAGAGAGAACGCTAAGGTATAA
- a CDS encoding helix-turn-helix domain-containing protein — protein MQEKIKEIASRVSELRELSEISVEKMAEYLQVSKETYEKYENGTEDIPASILFEIAHRLQVDMATLLTGEEPRMNIFTLTRSGKGVSVERRKQYKYQNLAEKFIHKKAEFFIVTVEPKSQETKPDTNSHPGQEFNYVLEGSLKVYIHNNEIVLNEGDSIYFDSNYEHAMEALEGEPAKFLAVIM, from the coding sequence ATGCAGGAAAAAATAAAGGAAATTGCATCCCGAGTCAGTGAGCTGCGGGAACTCTCAGAGATCTCTGTCGAAAAAATGGCAGAGTACCTTCAGGTCTCGAAGGAGACCTATGAGAAATACGAAAACGGGACAGAAGACATTCCGGCAAGCATACTTTTCGAAATTGCACACAGGTTACAGGTAGATATGGCTACTCTTCTGACAGGGGAAGAACCTCGCATGAACATTTTTACGCTCACAAGGAGTGGAAAAGGAGTAAGCGTTGAGAGGAGAAAGCAGTATAAGTACCAGAACCTGGCTGAAAAATTCATTCACAAAAAAGCGGAATTCTTCATTGTTACGGTCGAACCCAAATCTCAGGAAACAAAACCTGATACCAATTCACATCCGGGACAGGAATTCAATTATGTGCTTGAAGGAAGCCTGAAGGTTTACATTCACAATAATGAAATTGTCCTCAATGAAGGAGATTCCATTTATTTTGATTCCAATTATGAACATGCCATGGAAGCCCTGGAAGGAGAACCCGCTAAGTTCCTGGCAGTTATTATGTGA